In the genome of Zobellia nedashkovskayae, the window AAAATCATAGAAAATCTCAATATGGTGCTGATATGTGCGCCACACGTTATTGTAATCCGTTCTTGGTATAGGGCCAGCATTACGCCAGTTTTCCTGAAGTTCTTTGAACGCCTTATAAGTTGTGTTCATGTCTTCATCAACATTCACCAAACTTTTTAGTTCTTCAATGATTTCAAGACGTCTGCTTAGATTTTCTTTTAGATTTTTTTCAAGAGACTTATAGTATGTATTTCGTTTTTCACGGTAATCATCATATACTTCATTGAATTGTCTTTTAGTTACAGAATTGTATCTAAAGTCAATTTCGTTACCGCCTCCATTTATAAAATCCTCTTTTTTACCTTCTAAAAATTCTTGAAATTTCAGGTCAAATTCAGATTTAATGCCATCTACTTGTTTCTTTATGGCCTGCACTTTCTCGTTACGAACTAATTTCTGTAATTCTCCAACTAAATTTTCCATAGACATGGAGTGATAGTCTAAAACAGGAATGGTATGACGCTCGTTGTTACCAGTGTCCTCGGCATCCTCGGCGTTACTTTCATCTATTTCTTCAAGAACAGCATCTTCTTCATTTGCCGTGGTCTCTTCTTTTTTAGAATCGTTAGCTACAGGCTCTTTCTCTTCTTCCGATTTAGACGGAATACTTTCTTCAGGTTCGGTAGTCTCTTTTGTTTCGACCTCATTTTGAGCGTCCTTTTCCTCTAGTGTTCCGGATGGTTCTTTTTCAGGAATTTCCACCGTTTCCGAAGCTTCCGTACTTGGCGTAGCCTCAGTATTTTCAGTGATTTTTTCTGTATTCTCTTCCCCTACGTTATGTTGTAGTTCCCGTTCCTTATCTTCCATCGTATATAAGATATTGATTTTGCAAATTGCTAGGGTAAGATACTAACAACCGCTCTAATGACAAAGGGTATAGGAGTATTTTAGCTTTTGATTAAAACCGAAGTATTACTGAAGCCCCTGTAAATGGCAGACAAGGCTAAAGACGCTTTGGCTTAGGGAGTTAGTATTTTAAAATGACGTTTATTGTGAATTAGCTTTCTTGCCAAATTTGCCATGAACGGTCTGCCTGAAGTTCCAACATCCTTAGACCATTAGAAATTTGGGCACCTTTGGCCTCACCGGCAGTCAAAAAAGCCGATTTTTCGGGGTTATAAATAAGGTCGAAAAGAAAATGTTTGTCATTAAGAAATTCGTAAGGTAGGGTAGGACGCTCCTCAATATTAGGATGTGTACCTAAGGGAGTACAGTTTACCAAAATGGTATGTTCTTTTAGAACATTCTCAGTAACCTGATCATAACTTATTTTGTTATCTCCGGGGCTTCTTGAAACAAAAATATATGAAATACCCATTTCGCCCAACACATAAGCCACGGCTTTTGACGCACCCCCAGTTCCTAGGATTAACGCTTTTTTATGGTGAGGTTTTAGAAAAGGAGCCATAGCATTCTTAAAACCATATGCATCTGTATTGAAGCCTTTTAGTCCGTTTTCTGTAAATTGAATAGTATTGACAGCACCAATCTTTTCAGCCTCTGGGTCTAATTCAGATAAAAAAGGCATTACTTCTTGTTTATAGGGTATGGTAACGTTCATACCTTTAATATCAGTATTGTTTTTAAGAACATCGGTAATTTCTTCAATAGCTTGAAAGTCAAAATTTTCATACGAATAGGTATCTAGACCTAAATCAGAGAATTTTTTGGTGAAATACCCTCGTGAAAATGAGTACGAGATATCTTTTCCTACTAATCCAAACCTAATTCTTTTCATGTTTTATTTTTTTTGATAAAGCTGAAACTCGTTACATTGAGAGCTCATTTTCTTTTCGAACCTTTCCGTACCAATCTAATAATAGTAGAATGGCAATTCCGACGATCACAAAAAATATGGCCCACCAAGTTTCGGAACTTCCCAAATCTGGAAAGAACCGTTCATAATTAAGGATAATTTCTTTTCCGTTGCTGTCCAGGATCAACTCCCCAAAAGTATCTGTTTTAAAAATAGTACGTTTCCAAGGCCAAACCACACCCAAGGAACCGGTTATAAAACCAATGATAACCGCTGTGGTAATATGTTTAAAATGTTTTAAAACATAGGTCAGTAGATGAGAAAGACTAACTAACCCTGTGGCAGAACCTGCTGTAAACACAGCTAAAATGGTCAAAGTTCTTAAACGTTCAGGATTACTTGTAAAGCTATAATCACCAATTATTATTTCTGCAAAAGTGTCATAGAGAGCGTTTACGGAGTCTACTAATAACAACACGTAATTGCCTAATAATATAAGAATGAAAGATCCGGAAAGCCCTGGTAATGTCATACCGGAAACACTAATAATACCACAGATAAAAATGAAAAAAAGATTGTCATTCTCTTTTGCAGGATTAAGAAAACTTATGGATATACCCACAATAAGCCCAATCAAACCGGCTGTTATGGTTCTTTTGCTCCAGTGTTCAAAGTCTTTTGAAATGTAATAGATAGAGCCTAAAATCATACCAAAAAAAGCAGACCAGACAAAAAGTTCTTTTTGCGCCAAGAAATAATCCAATAATCTGGATATGCTGAAATAGCTAATCAACATTCCAAAAATAAGTAAGGAAAGAAACGTACCGTTAATATACCGGTAGAAACTCCTGAATCTTCCACTTAAAAGAAGTTTGAATGCTTTACCGTTTACTTTTTGAAGTGAGTAAATGAATTCCTCGTAAAACCCGGCAACAAACGCAACTATACCACCTGATACACCAGGGACTTTGTTAGCGGCACCCATGCACAGACCCTTTATGACCAAAAAGAATTTGTCAATAAATGTTCTGGTGTTGTACATGAATGGGGACTTATTTTTTTGAAGCTGTTCTTTCAAGAACGAAAATAACCAAGAAACCGACCAATGCAGCAATAATGGCTATCATAATTTTATTATCTCCATCAAAATTAAACGGACTCACGTTTTCATCTATCGTAATGATTTTTTCGCCAATCATCTTCGTATCTAAAATTCTTTTCCAAGGCCATATTTTATTTAAAGAACCAACAATGAAACCGGTTAATAGGGCAAGGGTAAGGTTCTTTTGGTGGTTGAACATCCACTTCAATAATTTAGCGAAACTCAATAAACCAAAAATTGCACCAACACCTACAACTCCTATAATTTTAAAGTCAAGATTATGCACCGCATCAATTATGGTTTTATAGGAACCCAATAGAACAAGGATAAATGCACCTGAAATGCCAGGTAGAATCATGGCACAAATGGCAAGCGCGCCAGATAAAAACAAATAAGGTAAACTATCTGCACTTTCTGATGGAGGCAGAGTTGTAATGTAATATGCAATGGCAGCCCCTAGAACTAGTGCTATCAAGGTTTTAGCTTCCCATTTTTGAACTTCTTTACCTACTAACAGAATACTTGCTATAACTAGACCAAAAAAGAAAGACCATATAAGAATAGGTTTGTTTTCTAACAACCAGCTTACTAGTTTGGCCAAAGAGAGTACACTAATACCAATACCTACAAAAAGAGCTAAAAGAAAATTACCGTTTAGTTTGGTCCAGGCTGCTTTTAGTCCATTTTCTTTGAATTCTTTAAAAAGAGAAATATCTACGTTGTTGATAGAAGAAATAAGTTCTTCATAAATGCCGGAAATAAAAGCGATTGTTCCGCCAGATACTCCTGGTACAACATCGGCAGCGCCCATGGCCATACCTTTTAAAGTAATGAAAGTATAGTCTAAAAAATTTCTGTTTTCCATGTGGTTTGTTCGTTGAAAAGCAAAAATAGCTTTTAAAATTTGAACGTAGGAAAAAATGGAACAAGCCCTTATAATTTTTATAGATTAAAAATATAAGAGCTTGGTAATTAGTTCTTTATTTTGAAGCTTTTTCGGCCTTTTCTACAGCTTCCAATACCCAGTCAGATTTGGTGTATTGTGGGAACTCTTCAAAGAAAAGCGAAAGTTTTTGAAGATCTAGCTTTAATGCATCCATAAAACTGATACGGCCATTTATCATATCTCTATTGGCTAAATGAAATCCTGCAGTTTTGTATTTAAGTTCTGCGCTTTCAGGATAGAATTGTTGGCCTTGTGCCAAAATTTGTAACGCACTTGCTGTATCTTCATTACTTAAGAGAACATCTGCCCAATTAAGCCAGGTCTTTAATTCATAGTTGCCTAAATCTACAGCCTGTTTAAACGCAAAATCTGCTTGATCATACTTCTTTAATGCAGCATTTATATAGGCACACTTTTTCCAATACGATGGGTTTTCTCCATCTATGTTCAAAGCTTTGTTTACGTAGTGAAGGGCTTTGTCGTAGTTTTTTCTTCTGAAATAGAAATCGGTAATGGCTAACCATCCCTTGTCTAACAAAGGGTCTTCGTGAACGGTATGGTAGTAATAGTACTTGGCCATATCGTCATTTTGTAATTGCTCATGACACTTTCCTATCCTTAAATAAGCGTGAGAAGTTGGGTCTTCCATTTTAATGGTAGTCTCATAATTTTCTATCGCTTCATTGTATTTGCCCAATTTTTCAAGGACTTTACCTTTCTCGAAGTAAGCTCCAATAAAAGTATCATCTGAAATAATGGCAAAATCGAATGCGGCTAGGGCTTCAGTATGCATTTTCTTATATGTATACTGCTTACCCAACTGATGCCATGCTACTTCACAGTAGGGATTTCGCTCTAAATAATCGTTCAAGTAGACAATAGCACCATCGTGATCTTCTAAAAACTCAAAACAGTATATGACATTGTATAATGACGAATAATCTTGCTCGTCAAAGGAAACGCAACGCATAAAACTCTCTTTAGCCGATTTAAAATCGTCCATAAAAAGGTACTCCATCCCTAATAAAGAATGAATATCAAAGCTGTTTTCCGCTAAGTCAAGAGCCTTATTCAACAGGGCTACCGCTGCTTCATGGTTGTCTTTTTTTGAATAGATGTTCGCCCGCTGTATAAAGATTTCTTCATTGGTAGGGTCTAGTATCTGAAGCTCGTCTAGATACTGCTCGGCAATATCCAATTGGTTTTCAAAAACTAATACCTCAATATTCAACAACTTCAGTTCAATCGCATCTGGATGTTGTTGAAGACCAATTTTAATTGCTTTCTTCGCTAGCGCTATTTTGCCGTTGTTTAAATAATGATG includes:
- a CDS encoding shikimate dehydrogenase family protein, whose product is MKRIRFGLVGKDISYSFSRGYFTKKFSDLGLDTYSYENFDFQAIEEITDVLKNNTDIKGMNVTIPYKQEVMPFLSELDPEAEKIGAVNTIQFTENGLKGFNTDAYGFKNAMAPFLKPHHKKALILGTGGASKAVAYVLGEMGISYIFVSRSPGDNKISYDQVTENVLKEHTILVNCTPLGTHPNIEERPTLPYEFLNDKHFLFDLIYNPEKSAFLTAGEAKGAQISNGLRMLELQADRSWQIWQES
- a CDS encoding DUF368 domain-containing protein, yielding MYNTRTFIDKFFLVIKGLCMGAANKVPGVSGGIVAFVAGFYEEFIYSLQKVNGKAFKLLLSGRFRSFYRYINGTFLSLLIFGMLISYFSISRLLDYFLAQKELFVWSAFFGMILGSIYYISKDFEHWSKRTITAGLIGLIVGISISFLNPAKENDNLFFIFICGIISVSGMTLPGLSGSFILILLGNYVLLLVDSVNALYDTFAEIIIGDYSFTSNPERLRTLTILAVFTAGSATGLVSLSHLLTYVLKHFKHITTAVIIGFITGSLGVVWPWKRTIFKTDTFGELILDSNGKEIILNYERFFPDLGSSETWWAIFFVIVGIAILLLLDWYGKVRKENELSM
- a CDS encoding DUF368 domain-containing protein, which encodes MENRNFLDYTFITLKGMAMGAADVVPGVSGGTIAFISGIYEELISSINNVDISLFKEFKENGLKAAWTKLNGNFLLALFVGIGISVLSLAKLVSWLLENKPILIWSFFFGLVIASILLVGKEVQKWEAKTLIALVLGAAIAYYITTLPPSESADSLPYLFLSGALAICAMILPGISGAFILVLLGSYKTIIDAVHNLDFKIIGVVGVGAIFGLLSFAKLLKWMFNHQKNLTLALLTGFIVGSLNKIWPWKRILDTKMIGEKIITIDENVSPFNFDGDNKIMIAIIAALVGFLVIFVLERTASKK
- a CDS encoding tetratricopeptide repeat protein — encoded protein: MALESNERPNRPIAKFESMLKTDDVYFFDSEDFEDIIHHYLNNGKIALAKKAIKIGLQQHPDAIELKLLNIEVLVFENQLDIAEQYLDELQILDPTNEEIFIQRANIYSKKDNHEAAVALLNKALDLAENSFDIHSLLGMEYLFMDDFKSAKESFMRCVSFDEQDYSSLYNVIYCFEFLEDHDGAIVYLNDYLERNPYCEVAWHQLGKQYTYKKMHTEALAAFDFAIISDDTFIGAYFEKGKVLEKLGKYNEAIENYETTIKMEDPTSHAYLRIGKCHEQLQNDDMAKYYYYHTVHEDPLLDKGWLAITDFYFRRKNYDKALHYVNKALNIDGENPSYWKKCAYINAALKKYDQADFAFKQAVDLGNYELKTWLNWADVLLSNEDTASALQILAQGQQFYPESAELKYKTAGFHLANRDMINGRISFMDALKLDLQKLSLFFEEFPQYTKSDWVLEAVEKAEKASK